Proteins encoded by one window of Azospirillum brasilense:
- a CDS encoding YcbK family protein, protein MRHLLRLSLLGLLAGGTLAGCASTPGPQASFDGGPRSITLHHPASGETVSVTYRRADGYDPQALDRIATLFRDRRTGETVPVDPTLVELLADLRDRCGAGPDTPVHITSGYRSPLTNVTLARSNPNVAENSYHLRGQAADISIPGVPPRRLADEAAALQRGGYALYPHTGHVHVDTGPVRTWSPKGGDPRILEARATPAKAASGKAVAAKASPAPRTQVAAAEPAPPKRTLAKAAPASAPAKGGDGDLARVRMVLASLKEQPDASAKKKP, encoded by the coding sequence ATGCGGCATCTTCTGCGCTTATCGTTGCTGGGCCTGCTCGCCGGCGGAACGCTCGCCGGCTGCGCCTCCACTCCGGGTCCCCAGGCCTCGTTCGATGGCGGCCCCCGCTCGATCACCCTGCACCATCCCGCCAGCGGCGAGACGGTCAGCGTCACCTACCGCCGCGCCGACGGCTATGACCCGCAGGCCCTGGACCGCATCGCCACCCTGTTCCGCGACCGCCGCACCGGCGAGACGGTGCCCGTCGATCCCACGCTGGTGGAGCTTCTCGCCGACCTGCGGGACCGCTGCGGCGCCGGCCCCGACACGCCGGTCCACATCACCTCGGGCTACCGCTCGCCGCTGACCAACGTCACGCTGGCGCGCAGCAACCCGAACGTGGCGGAAAACAGCTATCACCTGCGCGGGCAGGCCGCCGACATCTCCATCCCCGGCGTCCCGCCCCGCCGCCTCGCCGACGAGGCCGCGGCCCTCCAGCGTGGCGGCTACGCGCTCTACCCCCACACCGGCCACGTCCACGTCGACACCGGCCCGGTCCGCACCTGGAGCCCGAAGGGCGGCGATCCCCGCATCCTGGAGGCCAGGGCGACCCCGGCGAAGGCCGCGTCGGGCAAGGCGGTCGCCGCCAAGGCATCACCCGCTCCGCGGACGCAGGTCGCGGCGGCGGAGCCCGCCCCGCCGAAGCGCACCCTGGCCAAGGCCGCGCCCGCCTCCGCCCCGGCGAAGGGCGGCGACGGCGACTTGGCTCGCGTCCGCATGGTGCTGGCCTCCCTCAAGGAGCAGCCGGACGCGTCGGCGAAGAAGAAGCCTTGA
- a CDS encoding ABC transporter permease, producing MLGYVIRRILIMIPTLLAISVITFVIIQLPPGDYLTTLVNEMQSRGESMDQGRLAMLRETYGLDRPMHEQYALWLAGMLRGDFGYSFEYNLPVSDVVGDRLSLTAIVSFATILFIWVVSFPIGIYSATRQYSLGDYVLTFLGFLGLATPSFLLALVMLYFANVWFGTSIGGLMDPRYIGQPWSWAKAMSVFEHMWIPVIVIGTAGTAAMIRRLRANLLDELHKPYVVTARAKGLPPGRALVKYPLRVALNPFVSDIGNLLPQVVSGAAIVSVVMSLPTTGPMLLQALRSQDMYLAGSFLMFLAVLTVIGVFLSDLALAALDPRIRLSGGASR from the coding sequence ATGCTGGGCTACGTGATCCGCCGCATCCTCATCATGATCCCGACGCTGCTGGCGATCAGCGTCATCACCTTCGTCATCATCCAGCTTCCCCCCGGCGACTATCTGACGACGCTGGTCAACGAGATGCAGAGCCGGGGCGAGAGCATGGACCAGGGCCGGCTGGCCATGCTGCGCGAGACCTACGGGCTCGACCGGCCGATGCACGAGCAGTACGCGCTGTGGCTGGCCGGCATGCTGCGCGGCGACTTCGGCTATTCCTTCGAATACAACCTGCCGGTATCGGACGTGGTGGGCGACCGGCTGTCGCTGACCGCCATCGTGTCCTTCGCGACCATCCTGTTCATCTGGGTGGTGTCCTTCCCCATCGGCATCTATTCGGCGACGCGGCAGTACAGCCTGGGCGACTATGTCCTGACCTTCCTGGGATTCCTGGGGCTGGCGACGCCGAGCTTCCTGCTGGCGCTGGTGATGCTGTATTTCGCCAACGTGTGGTTCGGCACCTCGATCGGCGGGCTGATGGACCCGCGCTACATCGGCCAGCCCTGGAGCTGGGCCAAGGCGATGAGCGTGTTCGAGCACATGTGGATTCCGGTGATCGTCATCGGCACCGCCGGCACCGCGGCGATGATCCGCCGCCTGCGCGCCAACCTGCTGGACGAGCTGCACAAGCCCTACGTCGTCACCGCGCGGGCCAAGGGCCTGCCGCCGGGCCGGGCGCTGGTGAAGTACCCGCTGCGCGTGGCGCTGAACCCCTTCGTGTCCGACATCGGCAACCTGCTGCCGCAGGTCGTCTCCGGCGCCGCCATCGTGTCGGTGGTGATGTCGCTGCCGACGACCGGGCCGATGCTGCTCCAGGCGCTGCGCAGCCAGGACATGTATCTGGCCGGCTCCTTCCTGATGTTCCTGGCGGTGCTGACGGTGATCGGGGTCTTCCTGTCCGATCTGGCGTTGGCCGCCCTCGACCCGCGCATCCGCCTGAGCGGGGGAGCCAGCCGATGA
- a CDS encoding ABC transporter permease, whose amino-acid sequence MSASLPNSPLANTPLPHTVDTAPWDPDEVERLSPEQERFTTASQWRMVWWKLRRHKLAVASGIVLLLLYASTLVSEVLAPYAVDSRNSHFIHAPPQAVHLFHEGQFVGPFVYGYTYRLDMEILKREYTPDPTKVQPIRFFCRGDRYAFWGLVETDWHLACPAEGGTLFLMGTDRLGRDLLSRMIYGTRISLTIGLIGVAVSFVLGIVIGGIAGYYGGWVDNLIQRLIEIIRSFPELPLWMALSAALPVTWNPIFIYFGITVILGLLEWTGLARAVRSKLLALREEDFTTAAQLMGASPARIIGRHLLPSFMSHLIASATLAIPGMILGETALSFLGLGLRPPITSWGVLLTEAQNINVVALYPWLMLPVLPVIVTVLSFNFLGDGLRDAADPYR is encoded by the coding sequence ATGAGCGCCTCCCTTCCCAACAGCCCCTTGGCCAACACCCCCTTGCCCCACACCGTCGACACCGCTCCCTGGGACCCCGACGAGGTCGAGCGGCTGTCGCCGGAGCAGGAGCGCTTCACCACCGCCTCGCAATGGCGGATGGTCTGGTGGAAGCTGCGGCGGCACAAGCTGGCGGTGGCGTCGGGAATCGTGCTGCTGCTGCTCTACGCCTCGACCCTGGTCAGCGAGGTCCTGGCCCCCTACGCGGTGGACAGCCGCAATTCCCACTTCATCCACGCCCCGCCGCAGGCCGTGCATCTGTTCCACGAGGGGCAATTCGTCGGCCCTTTCGTCTACGGCTACACCTACCGCCTGGACATGGAGATCCTGAAGCGGGAGTACACGCCCGACCCCACGAAGGTGCAGCCGATCCGCTTCTTCTGCCGCGGCGACCGCTACGCGTTCTGGGGGCTGGTGGAGACCGACTGGCACCTCGCCTGCCCGGCCGAGGGCGGGACTCTGTTCCTCATGGGCACCGACCGGCTGGGGCGGGATTTGCTGTCGCGGATGATCTACGGGACGCGCATCTCGCTGACCATCGGGCTGATCGGCGTCGCGGTCAGCTTCGTGCTCGGGATCGTGATCGGCGGCATCGCCGGCTATTACGGCGGCTGGGTGGACAACCTGATCCAGCGGCTGATCGAGATCATCCGCTCCTTCCCCGAGCTGCCGCTGTGGATGGCCCTGTCCGCCGCCCTGCCCGTCACCTGGAACCCGATCTTCATCTATTTCGGGATCACGGTGATCCTCGGCCTTCTGGAATGGACGGGCCTCGCCCGCGCCGTGCGGTCGAAGCTGCTGGCCCTGCGCGAGGAGGACTTCACCACCGCCGCCCAGCTGATGGGGGCCAGCCCGGCGCGCATCATCGGGCGGCACCTGCTGCCCAGCTTCATGAGCCACCTGATCGCCTCGGCGACTCTGGCCATTCCCGGCATGATCCTGGGCGAGACGGCGCTGAGCTTCCTCGGCCTCGGCCTGCGCCCGCCGATCACCAGCTGGGGGGTGCTGCTGACCGAGGCGCAGAACATCAACGTGGTGGCGCTGTATCCCTGGCTGATGCTGCCGGTGCTGCCGGTGATCGTGACCGTGCTGAGCTTCAACTTCCTCGGCGACGGCCTGCGGGACGCCGCGGACCCGTATCGGTAA
- a CDS encoding MBL fold metallo-hydrolase, giving the protein MTARTVSDACSGAPDTPPDFTVRFWGVRGSIASPGPDTVRYGGNTPCVELRCGDALLVLDAGTGLRPLGEALMRRGEPVDVDLLLTHSHLDHICGLPFFAPAFDAASRVRIRAGHLERERTMRSVLECMMSAPLFPVPVEIFRADCTFHDFVSGETLTVKPGITVRTTALNHPDGATGYRVEFAGRSLCYVTDTEHPAAGRDPAVMELVRGSDLLIYDCTYTDAEYAARVGWGHSTWEECLRIADEADVKRAVIFHHDPRRSDAELDVIATAAEARRPGTLVAREGMALPL; this is encoded by the coding sequence ATGACGGCACGAACCGTTTCCGACGCCTGTTCCGGTGCGCCCGACACCCCGCCGGACTTCACCGTCCGCTTCTGGGGCGTGCGTGGCAGCATCGCCTCCCCAGGGCCGGACACGGTCCGCTACGGCGGCAACACCCCCTGCGTCGAGCTGCGCTGCGGGGACGCTCTCCTGGTCCTCGACGCCGGCACCGGCCTGCGCCCGCTGGGCGAGGCGCTGATGCGCCGGGGGGAGCCGGTGGACGTCGATCTGCTTCTGACCCACAGCCATCTCGACCACATCTGCGGCCTGCCCTTCTTCGCGCCGGCCTTCGACGCGGCCAGCCGCGTGCGGATCAGGGCCGGCCATCTGGAGCGGGAGCGGACGATGCGCTCGGTCCTGGAATGCATGATGTCGGCGCCGCTGTTCCCGGTCCCGGTGGAGATCTTCCGGGCCGACTGCACCTTCCACGACTTCGTCAGCGGCGAGACGCTGACGGTCAAGCCGGGCATCACCGTGCGCACCACCGCGCTGAACCACCCGGACGGGGCCACCGGCTACCGCGTGGAGTTCGCCGGGCGCAGCCTGTGCTACGTGACCGACACCGAGCATCCCGCCGCCGGGCGCGACCCCGCCGTGATGGAGCTGGTGCGCGGCAGCGACCTGCTGATCTACGACTGCACCTACACCGACGCCGAATACGCCGCCCGCGTCGGCTGGGGCCATTCGACCTGGGAGGAATGCCTGCGCATCGCCGACGAGGCCGATGTGAAGCGCGCGGTCATCTTCCACCACGATCCCCGGCGCAGCGATGCCGAGCTGGACGTCATCGCCACCGCCGCCGAGGCCCGGCGCCCCGGCACGCTGGTCGCCCGCGAAGGCATGGCGCTTCCCCTCTGA